The Anaerolineae bacterium genome window below encodes:
- a CDS encoding protein-L-isoaspartate(D-aspartate) O-methyltransferase — protein MVCRWLLLISWLCLWLAACAVPVRQWQPQFTGKLVTATPTPSLEEVFARRRHEMVERTMRARDITDEKVLAVMEKVPRHEFVLPEYLDQAYADHPLPIGFGQTISQPYIVALMTQLLQLQPGDKVLEIGTGSGYQAAVLAELVDEVYTIEIIPELARSAEERLRRLGYTDVHVRQGDGYYGWPEEAPFDAIIVTAAPDHLPQPLVQQLKDGGRLVVPIGPPGGYQTLWQIIKRGEELEANNIAGVLFVPLVGGGQRGDRSIP, from the coding sequence ATGGTGTGCCGATGGTTGCTCTTGATCTCGTGGCTTTGTCTTTGGCTGGCCGCCTGCGCTGTTCCTGTCCGCCAGTGGCAACCCCAGTTTACCGGTAAGCTGGTCACCGCAACGCCAACCCCCTCGCTGGAAGAGGTGTTTGCCCGTCGACGGCATGAAATGGTTGAGCGCACCATGCGTGCCCGCGACATTACCGATGAAAAGGTGTTGGCGGTGATGGAAAAGGTGCCACGCCATGAGTTCGTGCTGCCGGAGTACCTAGATCAGGCGTATGCTGATCATCCGTTGCCCATCGGCTTCGGCCAGACTATTTCTCAACCTTACATTGTGGCGCTGATGACGCAGTTGCTACAGCTCCAGCCAGGGGATAAGGTGTTGGAGATCGGCACCGGCTCAGGCTATCAAGCAGCCGTGCTGGCCGAGCTGGTGGATGAGGTGTACACCATCGAGATCATCCCGGAGCTGGCGAGGTCGGCGGAGGAGCGGCTGCGTCGGCTAGGGTATACCGATGTGCACGTGCGTCAGGGGGATGGTTACTACGGCTGGCCGGAAGAGGCACCCTTCGACGCGATCATCGTCACCGCCGCGCCAGATCATTTGCCTCAACCCCTGGTGCAGCAACTGAAGGACGGCGGCCGGCTGGTGGTGCCCATCGGCCCGCCTGGCGGGTATCAGACCCTCTGGCAGATCATCAAACGGGGTGAGGAGCTCGAGGCGAACAACATCGCCGGCGTGCTGTTCGTGCCGTTGGTAGGTGGCGGACAAAGAGGAGATCGCTCCATTCCGTAG
- a CDS encoding Gfo/Idh/MocA family oxidoreductase — MANESLGIGLIGCGNFGRFCLSAYTQAPGIQTVAVADADPKKARSCAKEFNVRACDTVDELLADPAVHAVHIATPPAERAPLACRALEAGKHVFCESPLAIRPEDMDRLIAQAAERSLRLGVNSALRYSPLYHLARRVIESGLAGRLRDLALQNHASDEGLPSDHWFWDPRCSGGILVEHGVHFFDVARWLAGAPGEALAVTVMPRDGQGPVDRAWALARFGAVLAGFYHAFDKPSRLEQTEMRLAFDRGYLTIQGWMPTGADLDVIVDEAGAASLREMVGLDSAPKHVIQYGGWWNARLTGHAGESYSTSCSVEIARYEGDERVCRGAWQEYRVTQRLMVRVRLAQSRETVYRRAVVAAWRDFAASVRDPSHQPLATVADVRASLEMALALESVRRIPEFSV, encoded by the coding sequence ATGGCCAACGAGTCATTGGGCATAGGGTTGATCGGATGCGGCAACTTTGGCCGTTTCTGTCTGTCAGCCTACACACAGGCCCCGGGGATTCAGACGGTCGCCGTCGCCGACGCGGATCCGAAGAAGGCCCGGTCCTGCGCGAAAGAGTTCAATGTGCGGGCCTGCGATACGGTGGATGAGTTGTTGGCAGACCCAGCCGTGCACGCGGTGCACATCGCCACCCCTCCAGCCGAACGCGCCCCGCTGGCCTGTCGGGCACTGGAGGCCGGGAAGCACGTCTTCTGTGAGAGCCCCTTAGCAATACGGCCGGAAGATATGGACAGGCTGATCGCGCAGGCGGCTGAGCGTTCCCTGCGACTGGGCGTAAACAGCGCGCTCCGTTATAGCCCACTCTATCACTTAGCGCGCCGGGTCATCGAGTCCGGCCTGGCGGGGCGGCTGCGCGATCTGGCGTTGCAAAACCATGCGAGTGATGAAGGACTGCCCTCCGATCACTGGTTCTGGGACCCTCGCTGTAGCGGCGGCATCTTGGTGGAGCATGGGGTACATTTCTTCGATGTGGCGCGGTGGCTGGCCGGCGCGCCAGGAGAGGCCCTAGCCGTCACAGTTATGCCTCGCGATGGTCAAGGGCCGGTGGATCGGGCATGGGCACTGGCCCGTTTCGGCGCTGTTCTCGCCGGCTTTTACCATGCCTTTGACAAGCCCAGCCGCCTGGAACAGACCGAAATGCGCCTGGCATTTGATCGAGGCTATCTGACGATCCAGGGCTGGATGCCCACCGGAGCTGATCTCGATGTGATCGTAGACGAGGCGGGAGCCGCGTCCCTCCGGGAGATGGTCGGCTTGGACAGCGCCCCCAAGCATGTAATCCAATACGGCGGTTGGTGGAATGCTCGCCTGACAGGCCACGCCGGCGAGTCGTACAGCACGAGCTGCTCCGTGGAGATCGCCCGCTATGAGGGGGACGAGAGAGTGTGCCGCGGCGCCTGGCAGGAATACCGGGTCACCCAGCGGCTGATGGTGCGGGTGCGCCTAGCCCAAAGCCGGGAGACCGTGTATCGGCGGGCGGTGGTCGCCGCGTGGCGCGATTTCGCAGCCAGCGTGCGCGATCCATCCCACCAGCCCTTAGCGACGGTGGCCGACGTCAGAGCGAGCCTAGAGATGGCACTGGCCTTGGAAAGCGTTCGCAGGATTCCGGAGTTCAGCGTCTGA
- the ablA gene encoding lysine 2,3-aminomutase: MTTIHDYSQEEMVNSEEEVPPPRRTPRAKIWVDVPEAQWTDWRWQLSHRLNSLDELRQILRLTPEEEAGIQASDRLRLDITPYFASLIDPDDPNCPIRRQVIPTIHELEGFSAAMEDSLNEEGHSPVPGLVHRYPDRVLMLVTTQCASYCRYCTRSRIVGDPAAQFSRSDYEAQLAYIARTPQIRDVLLSGGDPLILPQRLLEMLLQRLRAIPHVEIIRIGTRVPVFLPQRITQDLVDMLRRFHPLWMNIHFNHPKEITPEVREAVNRLADAGIPLGSQSVLLAGINDCPNIIKRLLHELVKIRVRPYYLYQCDLVEGAGHFRTPVSKGIEIMEALRGHTSGYAIPMYVIDAPGGGGKVPILPQYLISQSPERVVVRNYEGFISTYMQPTNYRPHDPSTCPECQAVAHNQEGVQKGVAALLAGERLAIVPEGLAEIHQRRSSVRETLVDSALARMRGNGTTNGNGGSV, encoded by the coding sequence ATGACCACAATTCATGACTATTCCCAAGAGGAGATGGTGAACAGCGAGGAAGAAGTACCTCCCCCTAGGCGCACGCCCCGTGCTAAAATTTGGGTTGACGTGCCCGAAGCACAGTGGACGGACTGGCGTTGGCAGCTCAGTCATCGTCTGAACAGCCTGGATGAGTTGCGCCAAATCCTCCGGCTGACCCCTGAAGAAGAGGCTGGCATCCAAGCCAGCGATCGCCTAAGACTAGACATCACACCGTATTTTGCCTCTCTAATTGACCCGGACGACCCGAACTGTCCTATCCGTCGTCAAGTGATCCCCACCATCCATGAGCTGGAAGGCTTCTCTGCGGCTATGGAAGACTCCCTTAACGAAGAAGGGCATTCGCCCGTGCCGGGCCTGGTCCATCGCTATCCCGACCGGGTGCTCATGTTGGTGACGACCCAGTGCGCCAGTTACTGCCGCTACTGCACACGCAGTCGCATCGTGGGCGACCCGGCTGCGCAATTCAGCCGCTCGGATTATGAGGCCCAACTGGCCTACATCGCCCGAACGCCGCAAATCCGCGACGTGCTGTTATCGGGGGGTGACCCGTTGATCCTGCCGCAGCGCCTTTTAGAGATGCTGCTGCAGCGCTTACGTGCCATCCCTCATGTCGAGATTATCCGCATCGGCACGCGAGTGCCTGTGTTCCTGCCGCAGCGCATCACCCAGGACTTGGTAGACATGCTGCGCCGGTTCCATCCGCTCTGGATGAACATCCACTTCAACCATCCCAAGGAAATCACCCCAGAGGTGCGTGAAGCCGTCAACCGACTAGCGGATGCCGGCATCCCGCTTGGCAGCCAGAGTGTCCTGCTAGCCGGCATCAATGATTGCCCGAACATCATCAAGCGCTTGTTGCACGAGCTGGTTAAGATCCGCGTGCGCCCATATTATCTGTACCAATGCGATTTGGTAGAAGGCGCTGGACACTTCCGTACGCCCGTCTCCAAAGGGATTGAGATCATGGAGGCGCTGCGCGGCCACACATCCGGTTACGCCATCCCCATGTACGTGATTGATGCACCCGGGGGTGGTGGCAAAGTGCCGATCCTACCACAGTACCTTATCAGTCAATCGCCAGAGCGCGTAGTGGTACGCAACTACGAGGGGTTCATCAGCACCTATATGCAGCCTACCAACTACCGACCTCACGATCCGTCCACCTGCCCAGAGTGTCAAGCCGTTGCGCACAATCAGGAGGGTGTGCAAAAGGGTGTCGCGGCGCTGCTAGCTGGTGAACGCCTCGCCATTGTCCCAGAAGGGCTTGCTGAGATACACCAGCGCCGGTCCTCTGTGCGGGAGACACTGGTCGATTCGGCTTTGGCCCGAATGCGTGGAAATGGCACGACTAACGGGAACGGAGGTAGCGTCTAA
- a CDS encoding flavodoxin domain-containing protein yields MGKVLVLYDSATGHTQKMAEEVAQGAREVPGIQVRLRSVDEASAEDIFWCDGLAVGTPTNLGVMSWKMKRFWDEVVDEVWSKVDGKIACAFSSSGGWGGGAELACLSTLIMLMNYGFLVFGVPDYVARRFTLHYGAVLAGEPRQEEEIASCRRLGQRLAEWVAVFVDGRKELHPVLTRQP; encoded by the coding sequence ATGGGTAAAGTGTTGGTCCTGTACGACAGCGCTACCGGCCACACGCAAAAGATGGCCGAGGAAGTAGCCCAAGGAGCGCGTGAAGTACCCGGCATCCAAGTGCGGCTGCGCTCGGTGGATGAGGCGAGCGCCGAGGATATCTTCTGGTGCGACGGCCTGGCGGTGGGGACCCCTACCAACCTGGGTGTGATGTCCTGGAAGATGAAACGCTTCTGGGACGAGGTCGTGGACGAGGTGTGGAGCAAGGTGGATGGCAAAATCGCCTGCGCGTTTTCGTCATCCGGCGGCTGGGGTGGCGGAGCGGAGCTGGCGTGCCTGTCCACACTGATCATGCTGATGAATTATGGCTTTCTGGTCTTCGGGGTACCGGATTATGTGGCGCGCCGGTTCACGCTGCACTATGGTGCAGTGCTCGCCGGTGAGCCGCGGCAGGAGGAGGAGATCGCCTCCTGCCGACGGCTGGGCCAGCGTCTGGCTGAATGGGTGGCTGTCTTCGTAGATGGCCGTAAAGAGCTGCATCCGGTGTTGACACGGCAACCATGA
- a CDS encoding zinc-binding dehydrogenase: MKQSVLVEPQHSRLEERPLPAVGPHDVLIRVKACGVCASELHGWRGDGGPYPREFGHEVAGEVVEVGGEVRDMRPGMAVTGLFQKGFAEYAVAPYTHVMPIPEGIGYDIVLGEPISCVISAARRTRVELGDTVAIVGLGFMGLLMLQAMRMKGPARIIGVDIRDEALEMARRFGADEVLKPEQVGEALKLTQWSQLGKGYGVDVAIEASGTQVGLTLAGQMVREHGVLSILGYHQGGPRQVDVELWNWKALEVLNAHERRAGYQMDCMRRGLTLLAAGKLQTAPLVTHRFGLDQVDDAFRALLTKPAGFVKAVIIA, encoded by the coding sequence ATGAAACAATCTGTTCTGGTCGAACCGCAGCATAGCCGTTTGGAGGAGCGTCCGCTCCCCGCCGTTGGCCCGCACGATGTGCTCATTCGCGTGAAGGCCTGCGGGGTGTGCGCTTCAGAGCTGCACGGTTGGCGCGGGGATGGCGGCCCGTATCCTCGCGAGTTCGGCCACGAAGTAGCGGGCGAGGTCGTCGAGGTGGGTGGTGAAGTGCGGGATATGCGGCCGGGGATGGCGGTGACTGGACTGTTCCAGAAGGGATTTGCCGAATACGCCGTGGCGCCGTACACCCACGTCATGCCCATTCCCGAAGGCATCGGATACGACATCGTCCTAGGCGAGCCGATTTCCTGCGTGATCAGCGCGGCGCGGCGCACCCGGGTCGAGTTGGGCGACACGGTGGCCATCGTCGGGCTAGGATTTATGGGGCTATTGATGTTGCAGGCGATGCGCATGAAGGGGCCGGCGCGCATTATCGGCGTAGACATCCGGGACGAGGCGTTGGAGATGGCCCGTCGTTTCGGGGCCGACGAAGTGCTAAAGCCGGAACAGGTGGGGGAGGCCCTGAAGCTCACGCAGTGGAGCCAGCTTGGCAAGGGCTACGGAGTAGACGTAGCCATCGAGGCTTCTGGCACGCAGGTGGGGCTGACCTTGGCCGGGCAGATGGTGCGGGAGCACGGGGTGCTCTCTATCCTCGGCTACCATCAAGGCGGGCCTCGGCAGGTGGACGTGGAGCTATGGAACTGGAAAGCCCTGGAGGTACTCAATGCCCATGAGCGACGAGCCGGGTACCAGATGGACTGTATGCGTCGTGGGCTGACGCTGCTAGCCGCTGGCAAGCTGCAGACCGCGCCTCTGGTCACTCATCGCTTTGGGCTGGATCAGGTGGACGACGCCTTCCGAGCGTTGCTCACAAAGCCGGCCGGCTTTGTAAAGGCGGTCATCATCGCTTAG
- the argH gene encoding argininosuccinate lyase: MMTMLWGGRFRTGPDPLAARFTHSIGFDQRLWDVDITGSIAWARAICRAGLITEAERDRLIEGLEQVRAEWAAGAFVLRASDEDIHTANERRLGELIGTELAGKLHTGRSRNDQIVTDMKLWLRATASELRAALVDLQRAAIERAEEGLDVLMPGYTHLQRAQPVRFALWMMAYFWMWQRDRERLDDLMRRAELCPLGTGALAGNPFGVDREALAEELGFPGITLNAMDTVSDRDFILEFLSWAAILGVHLSRLAGDLTLWCTAEYGFVTLSEAHSTGSSLMPQKRNPDTLELLRGKAGRLIGDLTALLTVLKGLPLTYNSDLQEDKERLFDAADTLAIALPVAAAVLRGMKLHPERMAAALSADLLATDLADYLVRKGMPFRQSHHVVGQAVRRAEVLGVPLSQLSLSELQAISPLFEEDVTEVWDFERSVERRNSVGGTARAAVEAQIAQAKKLIESSGSQEAL, encoded by the coding sequence ATGATGACTATGCTTTGGGGAGGCCGCTTTCGCACTGGGCCAGACCCTCTGGCCGCTCGATTCACGCATTCCATCGGCTTCGATCAGCGGCTTTGGGATGTGGACATCACCGGCTCTATCGCCTGGGCGCGAGCGATCTGCCGCGCCGGCCTTATCACCGAAGCGGAGCGGGATCGCCTGATCGAGGGACTGGAACAGGTGCGCGCCGAATGGGCAGCGGGCGCCTTCGTCCTTCGGGCCAGCGATGAAGACATCCATACGGCCAATGAACGGCGGCTGGGCGAGCTGATTGGAACAGAGCTCGCCGGCAAGTTGCACACCGGGCGCTCTCGCAACGATCAAATCGTCACCGATATGAAGCTGTGGCTGCGGGCTACGGCCTCAGAGCTGCGGGCGGCGCTGGTAGATCTGCAACGGGCGGCCATCGAGCGGGCGGAGGAAGGGCTGGATGTGCTCATGCCAGGCTATACCCATCTTCAGCGCGCCCAGCCAGTGCGCTTCGCGCTGTGGATGATGGCTTACTTCTGGATGTGGCAGCGCGATCGCGAGCGGCTGGATGATCTCATGCGACGGGCAGAACTGTGCCCGCTGGGCACGGGCGCGCTTGCTGGCAATCCTTTCGGCGTAGACCGAGAGGCATTGGCGGAGGAATTGGGCTTTCCCGGGATTACGCTCAATGCAATGGATACCGTTTCCGATCGCGACTTTATTCTGGAGTTTTTGAGCTGGGCGGCCATCCTAGGCGTGCACCTCAGCCGGCTGGCGGGCGATCTCACCCTGTGGTGCACAGCGGAATATGGCTTCGTCACTTTGTCCGAAGCGCACAGCACCGGCTCCAGCCTGATGCCTCAGAAGAGAAATCCAGACACACTAGAGCTGCTGCGCGGCAAGGCCGGGCGGCTGATCGGGGACCTGACCGCGCTGCTGACGGTGCTCAAGGGGTTGCCCCTGACGTACAATTCCGATTTACAAGAGGACAAGGAGCGGCTCTTCGACGCGGCCGACACCCTGGCCATCGCGCTACCGGTGGCAGCAGCGGTGTTGCGTGGCATGAAATTACACCCAGAGCGTATGGCCGCAGCCCTCTCCGCCGATCTGCTGGCCACCGATCTGGCCGATTATCTGGTGCGCAAGGGAATGCCATTTCGGCAAAGCCATCATGTAGTCGGCCAGGCTGTGCGTCGCGCTGAAGTGCTGGGCGTCCCTCTCAGCCAGTTGTCTCTGTCTGAGCTCCAGGCTATCTCTCCGCTGTTTGAGGAGGACGTGACCGAAGTGTGGGATTTCGAGCGCTCTGTCGAGCGGCGTAACAGCGTTGGAGGCACGGCCCGGGCGGCGGTGGAGGCGCAAATCGCCCAGGCGAAAAAACTAATAGAATCGAGCGGCTCTCAAGAGGCGTTGTAA
- the mutM gene encoding bifunctional DNA-formamidopyrimidine glycosylase/DNA-(apurinic or apyrimidinic site) lyase, translating into MPELPEVEIYARELRAYLVGRRITDVAIWWPGAIVAPSAEVFPSAARGQQIINVTRRGKYLLMPLASGASLVIHLRMTGNLSVRPAHYPIERHTHVVLWLDDGQALHFNDPRKFGRLWLVDDAEELVGKLGPEPLDGAFTPQELAARLRGRTASIKAALLDQTCIAGIGNIYADEALFAARIDPRRPANSLDYGNVLRLHAAIRSVLAEAIRAGGSTLRNYRPPMTGQGHFQEKFQVVRRADQPCPACGTPIVRIRLAQRSTYFCPQCQR; encoded by the coding sequence ATGCCCGAGCTTCCTGAAGTGGAGATCTATGCTCGCGAGCTGCGGGCCTATTTAGTGGGACGCCGAATTACGGATGTGGCCATCTGGTGGCCCGGCGCGATCGTAGCGCCTTCAGCCGAGGTGTTTCCCTCGGCGGCCCGGGGGCAGCAGATCATCAACGTGACGCGACGCGGCAAATACCTGCTGATGCCCTTGGCCAGTGGAGCTTCGCTGGTCATCCACTTGCGGATGACCGGCAACCTGAGCGTACGGCCTGCGCACTATCCGATCGAGCGACACACGCATGTGGTGTTGTGGTTAGACGATGGACAGGCCCTTCACTTTAATGATCCGCGCAAGTTCGGCCGTCTGTGGCTGGTGGACGATGCTGAGGAGCTCGTCGGGAAGCTCGGGCCGGAGCCGCTGGATGGGGCGTTCACGCCGCAGGAGCTGGCGGCGCGCTTGCGGGGGCGCACTGCTTCTATCAAAGCCGCGCTGTTAGACCAAACCTGCATCGCCGGGATCGGCAACATCTACGCAGACGAGGCGCTCTTCGCTGCGCGGATTGACCCGCGCCGGCCGGCCAACAGCTTGGACTACGGTAACGTCTTGCGACTGCACGCGGCCATTCGCTCTGTTCTGGCTGAGGCCATCCGGGCTGGTGGTAGCACGCTGAGAAATTATCGCCCGCCTATGACCGGCCAAGGTCATTTTCAAGAGAAATTCCAGGTCGTTCGGCGCGCCGATCAGCCATGCCCAGCCTGTGGCACGCCGATCGTTCGCATTCGGTTGGCACAGCGTTCCACGTATTTCTGCCCTCAATGTCAGAGGTAA
- a CDS encoding zf-HC2 domain-containing protein, whose product MASRSERHEHKRIRVTDELLSAYLDDEVTPEERAAVEQAIARDPEIALRLRALRQTIALLSELPRAPLPRAFTLSEADVSPLYKRPFWLRWRFSLLAFSLRGATAIAAALLVVLLVSDLWWARQTAIPADRGTTQTMLETPNTPLPLEESPAAATAIAQAPTATPTEEVIAAQAANEAAPAAQVTVQEAAPTVMAAERPTQELPTPEHAVSEMTIVTAEAVSSVIEALAAPVEGTPTPETAVQEEAAIEQTEPPMAPGMLEPPDAIPFRGAVAPVPPGAGGGAEGGGAPGAIRIPFAQPLAPRQVPPEESGMAVMPEAALMLTSTPTSTPTATPSPTATPTPAPTATSTVTPSPTFEVMTALPTPTPASVAIAQAEASAPEGLIGELPASQPGPFGLSRAQTRTLEVALGALVVILGIASWLIRPR is encoded by the coding sequence ATGGCCTCGCGATCGGAACGACATGAGCACAAGCGCATCCGCGTGACTGATGAGCTGCTCTCCGCTTACCTGGATGATGAGGTCACGCCTGAAGAGCGGGCGGCGGTAGAGCAAGCGATTGCGCGCGATCCAGAGATAGCCCTGCGTTTGCGCGCTTTGCGGCAGACGATCGCATTGCTGTCCGAGCTGCCGCGCGCGCCGCTGCCGCGCGCGTTCACACTAAGCGAGGCGGATGTGTCACCGCTCTACAAGAGGCCGTTCTGGCTTCGATGGCGGTTCTCCCTCCTCGCGTTTTCCCTCCGCGGCGCCACCGCAATAGCTGCTGCGCTTCTCGTTGTCTTGCTGGTCAGCGATCTCTGGTGGGCCAGGCAAACAGCGATCCCTGCCGATCGTGGCACAACGCAGACCATGCTGGAAACGCCAAACACACCTTTGCCCCTCGAGGAGTCACCTGCTGCGGCGACGGCGATCGCGCAAGCGCCCACGGCAACGCCCACTGAAGAGGTCATCGCCGCGCAGGCAGCTAATGAGGCAGCTCCCGCAGCCCAGGTAACCGTTCAAGAAGCTGCGCCGACAGTAATGGCGGCCGAACGGCCAACTCAAGAGCTCCCAACGCCGGAGCACGCGGTTTCCGAGATGACCATCGTCACGGCCGAGGCTGTTTCTTCTGTGATCGAGGCATTAGCCGCTCCCGTTGAGGGGACGCCGACGCCGGAGACGGCCGTCCAGGAGGAGGCAGCGATCGAACAGACGGAGCCACCGATGGCCCCTGGGATGCTGGAGCCGCCGGATGCGATCCCCTTTCGCGGCGCCGTCGCGCCTGTTCCTCCGGGCGCTGGTGGTGGTGCTGAAGGCGGGGGTGCCCCCGGCGCAATCCGGATACCCTTTGCACAGCCTCTAGCGCCGCGCCAGGTTCCACCAGAGGAGAGTGGGATGGCAGTGATGCCGGAGGCGGCCTTGATGCTAACTTCGACGCCTACATCCACCCCGACAGCGACGCCCAGCCCAACCGCTACTCCTACTCCAGCGCCGACCGCCACGTCCACCGTTACGCCTTCGCCAACGTTCGAGGTCATGACGGCGCTGCCCACGCCGACGCCGGCGTCTGTCGCCATAGCGCAAGCTGAAGCTTCGGCTCCGGAAGGCCTCATCGGTGAACTTCCGGCGAGCCAGCCAGGGCCCTTTGGGCTCTCGAGGGCTCAGACCCGTACATTAGAGGTAGCGCTGGGGGCACTAGTGGTGATCTTGGGGATCGCTAGCTGGCTGATCCGGCCGCGCTAA
- a CDS encoding sigma-70 family RNA polymerase sigma factor: MTQIAHRQDAWKARPEISEEAIIEAAQRGELAAFNQLVLRYQEMAYNVAYRVLGDPDAAADATQDSFLKAYRSLREFRKGAFKSWLLRIVTNTCYDYLRAHQRRPTASLEDLAVDLEHASRLIQRGGDPEEYVLRQELNALIQAGIQTLPEDQRVTLVLADIEGFSYQEIAEITGVPLGTVKSRLSRARWHLRDFLRDRVELLPQRYRPTDRD, translated from the coding sequence ATGACACAGATCGCACATCGTCAGGACGCGTGGAAAGCGCGTCCGGAGATAAGCGAAGAGGCGATCATCGAGGCTGCCCAGCGCGGGGAGCTGGCGGCTTTCAATCAACTGGTGCTCAGGTATCAGGAAATGGCCTATAATGTGGCGTATCGCGTCCTGGGTGATCCTGATGCGGCAGCGGATGCCACGCAAGACAGTTTCCTGAAGGCCTATCGCTCGCTACGGGAGTTTCGCAAGGGGGCTTTTAAGTCCTGGCTGCTGCGCATCGTGACGAATACTTGCTACGATTATCTACGGGCCCACCAGCGTCGCCCGACCGCCTCGCTGGAGGATTTGGCGGTGGATTTGGAGCATGCCTCTCGTCTGATACAGCGAGGGGGGGATCCCGAGGAATACGTCCTGCGCCAGGAGTTGAATGCGCTGATTCAGGCGGGGATTCAAACCCTCCCAGAGGATCAACGGGTCACATTGGTCCTGGCTGACATCGAAGGGTTTTCCTACCAAGAGATCGCCGAGATCACCGGCGTGCCTCTGGGCACAGTGAAATCGCGTCTGAGCCGTGCCCGCTGGCACCTGCGGGACTTCCTGCGCGATCGAGTGGAACTTCTCCCGCAGCGATATCGTCCTACGGATAGGGATTGA
- a CDS encoding SH3 domain-containing protein — MTACGQASASPSDLEGKEKQAIQIAADFVQDRDLERARARLNGLGVPKPEQWLAMLAERHIAEHQDPTATDSLVSLSLALGVKSASLVRYAKAHFTPTPQPVATLTETPTRELSKVAASSTAPSPMTTATAKTPERPSPTPTPTSAFSPTPFAIVRAEVLNVRAGPGTAYPVVGRLAAGESVDIVGQSADGAWWQIRYKGGRDGWVSGALVQAQGALNGVPVITDVPPPPPTPTPQLPTPTPVPQPQVDFRVVSTRLLSIQENGGCMGMHNIFVTVLDAAGAPLNGIQVGRVWVPEDVKITGADNKGPGKAVFDLFKHGDQVRILNYNSEVTRPLEVEDEKIPIPELIEAGYCPNEDECRRLINENRLCRYHYSWEVIFQRTW, encoded by the coding sequence TTGACTGCCTGCGGGCAGGCCAGTGCTTCCCCAAGCGACCTGGAAGGAAAAGAGAAGCAAGCCATCCAGATCGCTGCCGATTTCGTCCAGGATAGGGACCTGGAGCGAGCGCGCGCCCGCCTGAACGGCCTCGGCGTGCCCAAGCCTGAACAGTGGTTGGCCATGCTGGCCGAGCGGCATATCGCGGAACATCAGGACCCAACAGCTACCGATTCTTTAGTATCCCTTTCGCTAGCATTGGGTGTGAAGTCGGCTTCTCTGGTTCGCTATGCAAAAGCTCATTTCACGCCGACGCCTCAGCCCGTCGCCACGCTGACGGAAACGCCGACGCGGGAGCTCTCTAAGGTTGCGGCCTCTTCGACGGCGCCGTCACCTATGACGACAGCAACGGCGAAGACGCCTGAACGGCCGTCTCCAACCCCCACCCCGACTTCGGCCTTCTCGCCCACGCCCTTTGCGATTGTGCGCGCCGAAGTGTTGAACGTGCGCGCCGGCCCTGGCACGGCATATCCCGTCGTGGGACGCCTGGCTGCTGGTGAGTCGGTGGACATTGTGGGGCAGAGTGCAGATGGGGCTTGGTGGCAGATCCGCTACAAAGGGGGACGGGATGGATGGGTGTCCGGGGCATTGGTGCAGGCTCAGGGCGCGCTGAACGGCGTACCGGTGATCACCGACGTGCCACCCCCGCCACCGACGCCCACCCCGCAACTGCCGACCCCCACTCCTGTTCCTCAGCCACAGGTGGACTTCCGGGTAGTGAGCACGCGCCTGCTTAGCATCCAGGAGAATGGCGGATGCATGGGAATGCATAACATCTTCGTGACCGTCCTTGATGCGGCCGGCGCTCCGCTGAACGGGATCCAGGTCGGGCGCGTGTGGGTCCCCGAAGATGTGAAAATCACCGGCGCTGATAACAAAGGGCCAGGCAAGGCGGTCTTCGACCTGTTTAAACATGGCGACCAAGTGCGCATTTTGAACTACAACAGCGAGGTCACCCGCCCGCTAGAGGTAGAGGATGAGAAGATCCCCATCCCGGAGTTAATCGAGGCCGGATACTGCCCTAATGAGGACGAGTGCCGTCGCCTGATCAACGAGAACCGCCTGTGCCGTTATCATTACTCCTGGGAGGTCATCTTCCAGCGCACCTGGTAG